The Choloepus didactylus isolate mChoDid1 chromosome 13, mChoDid1.pri, whole genome shotgun sequence genome contains a region encoding:
- the LOC119507927 gene encoding 28S ribosomal protein S21, mitochondrial-like: MAKHLKFIARAVMVQEGNVECAYRTLNRNLTMDGLIEDIKRRWYNEKPRRWRQRENCEACRRIYNMKTASKITS; encoded by the coding sequence ATGGCCAAACATCTGAAGTTCATTGCCCGGGCTGTGATGGTACAGGAAGGGAACGTGGAATGTGCATACAGAACTCTAAACAGAAACCTTACCATGGATGGGCTCATAGAGGATATTAAGCGACGGTGGTACAATGAGAAGCCACGCCGCTGGCGACAGCGGGAAAACTGTGAAGCCTGCCGGCGGATCTACAACATGAAAACGGCAAGCAAGATAACTTCTTGA